One region of Chanodichthys erythropterus isolate Z2021 chromosome 24, ASM2448905v1, whole genome shotgun sequence genomic DNA includes:
- the il17rel gene encoding interleukin-17 receptor E-like protein, whose amino-acid sequence MKCLQLLLLLPLILQNHKVHMDTVERNQDCDWSCSEGLQCKSRAYSPLSAFRCRDQPFNSAVFSNVTLSTVLACEERKCSLQLRIATSVNVTGDIRGVLVCADSAGMIGHCQMYTFGRVGRENATGKRVDVQFKCVPVRPGQHMFVTLKTIPNYCKAMWSQRHLVPECRHEGIRDTIAECITGKLAYTVDKDRNTLTVKVNDAPEDTDYNLRLCRKRSVICAGEGPHRTIKSQHLQRSVTLQYSKALPCLCIEGWPVKVDARRVQVCPFKNNLEELWSGITYDLNKEELIWEPLCPVKVSVSLCHIDGGKGCRDLGDVFHSEGQKVIFSSVDPHPTLCTKFTTEAGTWIKCPFTKGNFSVWTAKMTSKNGQQWAEISTWVKANFSVSVCEMKPSSQCKQIKGNKSQTLSVDKMERTVFNLSKNACEVCVCIQVQRVDVHFSVPVLQCDLQCLNWCRDPERSQVQDIEKILLPAVIFLTVILAAALFSRLTIKDGDEKKKAWMKLSCQETNQ is encoded by the exons ATGAAATGTCTtcagcttcttcttcttctgcccCTCATCCTCCAGAACCACAAGGTCCACATGGACACAGTCGAGAGGAACCAGGACTGTGATTGGAGCTGTTCTGAG GGTCTGCAGTGTAAATCCAGAGCTTACT CTCCACTGTCGGCGTTTCGCTGCAGAGATCAGCCTTTTAACAGCGCCGTGTTCAGTAATGTGACATTGTCTACTGTTTTGGCATGCGAGGAGAGGAAATGTTCACTCCAGCTCAGAATTGCAACCTCAGTTAATGTTACTG GTGATATCCGTGGAGTTTTAGTGTGTGCCGATTCTGCAGGGATGATAGGACATTGCCAGATGTATACCTTTGGCAGAGTTGGCAGAGAAAACGCCACAGGAAAACGG GTTGATGTGCAGTTTAAGTGTGTTCCTGTTAGACCTGGACAGCATATGTTCGTGACTCTCAAAACGATTCCCAACTACTGTAAGGCCATGTGGTCACAAAGACACCTTGTTCCCG AATGCCGTCATGAAGGTATCAGAGACACAATTGCAGAGTGCATCA CTGGGAAACTAGCATACACTGTAGATAAAGACAGGAATACATTAACAGTGAAAGTGAATGATGCTCCTGAGGACACAGATTACAATCTCCGGCTCTGTCGTAAACGCAGTGTTATTTGTGCAGGGGAAGGGCCACACAGAACG ATAAAATCACAGCATCTACAGAGAAGCGTAACGCTTCAGTATTCCAAAGCTTTACCCTGTTTGTGCATTGAG ggttggccTGTTAAAGTAGATGCTCGAAGAGTTCAAGTGTGTCCATTCAAAAACA ATTTAGAAGAACTGTGGTCTGGGATAACCTATGACCTCAATAAGGAGGAGCTTATATGGGAGCCACTGTGTCCTGTCAAAGTCTCAGTTTCTCTATGCCATATAGATGGAGGAAAAGGCTGCCGAGACCTCGGAGATGTTTTTCATTCAGAGGGGCAAAAA GTGATATTCTCTTCTGTGGATCCACACCCTACGCTTTGCACGAAg TTTACCACTGAAGCAGGGACATGGATTAAATGTCCTTTCACCAAAGGGAATTTCTCAG TCTGGACAGCAAAGATGACATCCAAAAATGGTCAGCAGTGGGCAGAGATATCAACATGGGTCAAAGCCAACTTCTCAGTTTCAGTCTGTGAGATGAAACCGTCCTCTCAGTGCAAACAAATCAAGGGGAACAAGTCCCAAACTCTTTCTGTG GACAAAATGGAGCGCACAGTTTTCAACTTGTCTAAAAATGCATGTGAAGTGTGTGTTTGCATCCAG GTCCAGAGGGTAGATGTGCACTTTTCAGTCCCTGTTCTTCAGTGCGACTTGCAGTGTT taaattggtgccgtgacccggagaGAAGTCAAGTTCAGGACATTGAAAAGATCTTACTGCCTGCTGTCATTTTTCTGACAGTGATCCTTGCAGCTGCCTTGTTTAGTAGATTGACAATCAAAG ATGGGGATGAGAAGAAAAAAGCGTGGATGAAACTCTCATGTCAGGAAACG aatcagtga